In Lysinibacillus sp. 2017, the DNA window GACCAATTTCAGCCATTTTAGATAAGTTTGCAGGCTCACCCACTGGCGTAAAGTCGAATTTAAAGTCACCTGTATGCACGATATTCCCTGGTGGTGTTTTGACAACAATACCGTATGCATCTGGAATACTGTGTGTTGTACGGAAGAAGCTAACCGAAGTTTTACGGAATTTGATAATATCATCTTCTTTGAATTCGATTAATTTCGTCGTACGTAATAAGCCGTGTTCGTCGAGCTTGTTACGAAGAAGTCCAAGAGCGAGTTTACCACCATAAACTGGTACATTAACTTGACGCAGTAAATACGGGATACCGCCAATATGGTCTTCGTGTCCGTGCGTAATGAATAAACCTTTAATTTTGTCGACGTTACGTACTAGATACGTGTAGTCTGGAATGACATAGTCAATACCAAGTAAGTCGTCCTCAGGAAATTTAATACCTGCATCAATTAAAATAATTTCATCTTGGAATTGTACTGCGTATGTGTTTTTGCCGATTTCGCCCAGTCCGCCGAGTGCGAAAACAGCCGCTTGATCATTCTTAACGAATTTCATAAATGTTAAGCGTTCTCCAATTTGAAGTTCGGGCTGTTTTGTTCATACTCTAAGTAGTTGCCTTCTAATAGCTGAACAAGTTCGATATTATGATTACGGTCTTTTAAATAGTGACGCACTTCTTGTTCAGACGACGCCTCTAAATAAACTGTTTTTGTGTTTTCGCGAACTGGAATCTCAGTGACTGTTTCTTGATAATAAACTTTGTAAATCATAGTTACTCTCCTTTAATTACGAACATTATTATTGCATTTTCTATTCGTTAGAAAAATACATTTCCTTTATCTTATCATGAGGCTCCTTTAAAATAAAGAAAAGCCCTTCAAATTAATGTACAAGCACAATGTTTTATTAGAAGAAAAAATGGTACAACCTCACGACTTTTGAGGTGTACCATCGAAAATATATACATTAGGCGATTAATTTTTTTCCGAGGATGCCATTTAATTGTTTGAGCCATTTCTTTTTGAGACGTCGTAACATTGGTCATCACTCCTCAAATGTTATTTTACTAAAAATTCTGACTTTTGTAAAGGGTATAACTAAATAGAGAGAAGGAATATTAATATGAAGAAATTTTTATTTTTCGATGTAGATGGCACACTTTACGATTCCAATAAACAGTTACCAAAATCAGCGAAAGAGGCAATCTTTAAAGCACGCGAAAATGGACATGAAATTGCAATTGCAACAGGGCGTGCCCCGTTCATGATTCAAAGTTTATTAGATGAATTAAAAATCGATACATTCGTCACGTTTAATGGTCAATATGTTGTTTATAAAGGGAAAGTTATTTTCACAGATCAAATTCCTAAGGACACATTACAAAAGATTTTAAATTATGGTGAAAAAAATGAACATCCTTTTGTTTTTATTAATGATGTAGAAATGATTGCGACTGCCCCAAATTATACTAGTATTTCGGAAAGTTTGGCTACGCTTCATTATCCGTATCCAGCAATTAATGCTTCGTATTATTTGCAAACACCTGTTTATCAAACATTATTATTTGCAAAGCAACAAGAACAACAACATTATGAAAAGGAATTTCCAACTGTCCAATTTATAAGATGGCATGAAAATTCTTGTGATATGTTACCAGCTGGTGGCTCTAAAGCAAGAGGCATTCAAAAATTAATTGAATATATCAATTTCCCAATGGAAGATGTAATAGCATTTGGAGATGGATTAAATGATATCGAAATGTTGAGTTCAGTAGGATTTAGCGTAGCGATGGGGAATGGTCATGAAAAAGCAAAAGCAGCCGCTTCCTATATTGCAAAGTCTGTTGACGAAGATGGATTAGCAAATGCAATGAAGGATTTGCGATTGATTTAGGTTAAAAGTAACTGCTTAAATGTATAAATATTGTATAAATAGACAAAATGTTCTAATATAATGGTGATAGTTAAATTGACTTATTATTTGATTTGGTTTCGGAATGAGGCTTTTATTGCTTTTACAGGAGGGATGTATTCATGATTCGTTTTATAACCATGGTAAGAAAATCTGGTGGGAGTTGTGAAGTTAATATTTCTAATGATCACGAATTATATATTGATATTGAGGATACACACAGGAAAGAAGAAGTAAGAAGCATTGTTAAACAAGGTATACATTACGGGTACATAAAAGTGCTGATAAACGAGGTCGATCCTTTTGTTACATATGAGCGTCAAATTATCCCGTTACAATGGTTGCGCTATATTGAACTATTTGAAGAGTTAGTGGAAAAACAAAATGTCTGTACAAAAGACCCAAACGATATACATCTTAAAAAGTTAGATCAAGACTTTTTGGAGTTTATAGTACAAGAAAAAGTATTTATTTTATCGTATACAAATTTTATTAATGAATTTATTGATTCTGCTAAAAAGTATTTTGAAATATTTACAAAATACGCACAAGATTCCATTTATGAAGATGTGATTGAACATTTAGTGCAATTAAAAAATAGTTTATATGAAGAAAAGGTGTAGCCAACAAATGCTACACCTTTTTATTTGATTATTGACGGTCAAATGGAACGCTGTTTTCAATTTCACCAAACGGATCTTTTTCATTAATACGGTCAAAGAACATTACACCATTTAAATGATCCAGTTCATGTTGGAAACAAATCGCTGGTAATCCGCTTAAGCGCATCTTTTTCTCTTCGCCATCGATTGTCATAAATTTTACTGTAATACGTGCGTGGCGAGGGACATAACCAGAAACTGCGCGATCAACTGATAAACAGCCTTCACCCGCTGTCATATAGGTTTGTTCAACAGAATGACTAACGATTTTTGGGTTAATTGCTACAAAACTTAATAACTCCCCATTTTCATCTTCTAAATGAAGGGCAAACATGCGTTTTAAACTATTTACTTGGTTGGCAGCTAGACCGATGCCTCCACGTAAATTATACTTTTCAGCCATTTCAGGATCTTGGCTGTTAATTAAATATTGAAGCATATCCTCTGCTAATGTTTTATCCTCTACAGAGAGGGGAAATGTCACTTCTTCTGCACGTGTGCGTAATGTTGGGTGACCTTCACGAATAATATCTTTCATTAAAATCATGTGAAACTTCCTTTCAGTTGGAACTTAAATCTTTATGCTTCTAGTATACACAACTCTGTAAAACGTAAGTAGGAAAAACTTCTAACTTTGTTGAACACGCAAAAAAAATGATTTAATTTAACGAAATATGGAGATGGATAAAATGGACTGTAAAATTATTGCTGGAAAACTTTCAATACGAACATTTTAGTCCTATTATAGTACAGTTTCAATTTATGTGTATAACAGACGTACAAACTGTTGTAGTTTTTAATTTTTATTGAAAAATGATTAAATTAGATGGTAAACAATGATTGACCGATGGAAATTTATTCATTATACTCGGGTTAGTAGGAAGTTGTACTAATTGAAAATGATATTTTTTTAATACAGTTTAAAGGGGATGGATAATATGGGAGAAAAAATGATAAAACAATTTGACCCAGCTGGCACATTAAAACAAATTGAAGAACAATTTGAAATGTTCCAAATTTTAAATGAGCAAGGTGAAGTTGTAAACGAAGCAGCAATGCCAGATTTATCTGATGAAGAATTAGTGGAATTAATGTCACGCATGGTTTATGTACGTATTTTAGACCAACGTTCGATTTCACTAAACCGTCAAGGACGACTTGGTTTCTATGCGCCTACTGCTGGTCAAGAGGCATCACAATTAGCTTCTCATTATGCGTTGGAAAAAGAAGACTGGATTTTACCAGGATATCGTGATGTTCCACAAATCGTGATGCACGGTTTACCATTATGGAAAGCATTTTTATTCAGCCGTGGTCACTTTATTGGTAACCAAGTACCTGAAGGTGTAAATATTTTAGCACCTCAAATTATTATCGGTGCACAATATGTTCAAACAGCAGGTGTTGCACTTGGCTTGAAAAAACGTAAATCAAATACTGTGGCTATCACATATACAGGTGACGGTGGTTCTTCGCAAGGGGATTTCTATGAAGGAATTAACTTTGCGGGTGCATTCAAAGCGCCAGCAATTTTCATTGTACAAAATAACCAATTCGCAATTTCAACACCACGTGAATTACAAACTGCAGCGAAAACAATTGCACAAAAAGGGATTGCAGCAGGTATTCCAAGTGTGTTAGTTGATGGTATGGATCCACTAGCTGTTTATGTAGCAACAAAAGATGCACGTGATCGCGCGGTTCGTGGAGAAGGTCCTTCATTAATCGAGACACTGTGTTACCGTTATGGTCCACATACAATGGCAGGGGATGACCCAACACGTTACCGTACTTCTGATACAGATAATGAGTGGTCAGCAAAAGACCCACTTGTTCGTTTCCGTAAGTTCTTAGAAGCAAAAGGATTATGGAGTGAGCAAAAAGAAGAAGAAGTAATCGAACGTGCTAAAGACGAAATTAAAGAAGCGATTAAATTAGCAGACCAAGCACCAAAACAAAAAGTGACAGAACTAATGGATAATATGTACGCTAGTGAAATGCCAGCGAACTTAAAAGAGCAATATGCAATTTATAAAGAGAAGGAGTCGAAATAAGCCATGGCACAAATGACGATGATTCAAGCAATTACAGATGCATTACGTTGCGAATTGAAAAACGATGAAAACGTATTAGTATTCGGGGAAGACGTTGGTGTAAACGGTGGGGTATTCCGTGCAACGGAAGGTCTTCAAAAAGAATTCGGCGTAGATCGTGTATTCGATACGCCGCTTGCAGAATCAGGTATCGGTGGTTTAGCGATTGGTTTAGCGTTAACAGGTTACCGTCCAGTTCCTGAAATTCAATTTTTCGGCTTCGTTTTCGAAGTGATGGACTCAATTAGTGGTCAATTAGCTCGTATGAAATACCGTTCTGGTGGAACGTACAATGCACCAGTTACAATTCGTTCTCCATTCGGTGGTGGGGTTCACACAC includes these proteins:
- a CDS encoding DNA-dependent RNA polymerase subunit epsilon, whose amino-acid sequence is MIYKVYYQETVTEIPVRENTKTVYLEASSEQEVRHYLKDRNHNIELVQLLEGNYLEYEQNSPNFKLENA
- a CDS encoding Cof-type HAD-IIB family hydrolase; protein product: MKKFLFFDVDGTLYDSNKQLPKSAKEAIFKARENGHEIAIATGRAPFMIQSLLDELKIDTFVTFNGQYVVYKGKVIFTDQIPKDTLQKILNYGEKNEHPFVFINDVEMIATAPNYTSISESLATLHYPYPAINASYYLQTPVYQTLLFAKQQEQQHYEKEFPTVQFIRWHENSCDMLPAGGSKARGIQKLIEYINFPMEDVIAFGDGLNDIEMLSSVGFSVAMGNGHEKAKAAASYIAKSVDEDGLANAMKDLRLI
- the def gene encoding peptide deformylase, translating into MILMKDIIREGHPTLRTRAEEVTFPLSVEDKTLAEDMLQYLINSQDPEMAEKYNLRGGIGLAANQVNSLKRMFALHLEDENGELLSFVAINPKIVSHSVEQTYMTAGEGCLSVDRAVSGYVPRHARITVKFMTIDGEEKKMRLSGLPAICFQHELDHLNGVMFFDRINEKDPFGEIENSVPFDRQ
- the pdhA gene encoding pyruvate dehydrogenase (acetyl-transferring) E1 component subunit alpha → MGEKMIKQFDPAGTLKQIEEQFEMFQILNEQGEVVNEAAMPDLSDEELVELMSRMVYVRILDQRSISLNRQGRLGFYAPTAGQEASQLASHYALEKEDWILPGYRDVPQIVMHGLPLWKAFLFSRGHFIGNQVPEGVNILAPQIIIGAQYVQTAGVALGLKKRKSNTVAITYTGDGGSSQGDFYEGINFAGAFKAPAIFIVQNNQFAISTPRELQTAAKTIAQKGIAAGIPSVLVDGMDPLAVYVATKDARDRAVRGEGPSLIETLCYRYGPHTMAGDDPTRYRTSDTDNEWSAKDPLVRFRKFLEAKGLWSEQKEEEVIERAKDEIKEAIKLADQAPKQKVTELMDNMYASEMPANLKEQYAIYKEKESK